A portion of the Polycladomyces subterraneus genome contains these proteins:
- a CDS encoding methyltransferase family protein has protein sequence MSLYGRVIAAVKEDHQLITDEPYQITRHPIYTGVLGMILGSAFSLGEGSIFLGFLMILFVFLNRIRVEEEMMTNTFGDQYEKYKQRVPRLLPSIKWRTMTQK, from the coding sequence TTGTCACTTTATGGGCGCGTTATTGCGGCAGTTAAGGAAGATCACCAATTAATCACTGACGAGCCGTATCAAATCACAAGACACCCCATTTACACCGGAGTTCTCGGCATGATACTCGGTTCTGCGTTTTCACTGGGGGAAGGTTCGATTTTTCTGGGCTTTCTCATGATACTGTTCGTATTTCTGAACAGAATTCGGGTTGAAGAGGAGATGATGACGAACACTTTTGGCGATCAGTATGAGAAATACAAACAACGTGTTCCACGATTGTTACCAAGCATCAAATGGAGAACGATGACGCAAAAATGA